The window GTGTGTATTCCTGTGTTGCGGCCTTTCATATGCTTCCACAGGAAATTTAGAAGACACTATCGCAGATACAGCATCTTGGCTTATCATTCTTATTTTACCGTTTGCCGGAATATTTCTTTTTTGGAAAGCGCATATTTATCCTGAAAAAGTGGCGGAAAAGAAAAACCATCCACAATTAAACGCCATCAAAAGCATGTGTTTGCTTTCATTGATATTTGGCGGACTTCTTTGGCCGGTTGCTTTAATCTGGGCAAACTACGATTACAAAAAAGAAAAAACACCTACTTCAGATTCAGAAGAATTAAATTCTTCAAGCAAAAAAGAAGAAATCTTAGTTGAAGAAAACCAATCGCTTTCAGAAGAAACACAAAATCATTAAGAATAAAAAATTATGTTAGAATTACTCATCGGAATATATGCCGGAATCTGCTGGCTTCTCATCAAAAAATTAAAATTAATTCCCTGGAATTTCAACACACAGATTGTTGTCTATTCCTTGCCTATTTTCGGATCCATTGCTCTTATTTTGAGTCTGAATTACTTCTGCCCGATTACATCGGATGTAAAAGTTGGTAACCGAAGCGTAGATATCACTACGCAAACTTTAGGAAGAGTAAAAAAGGTATATGTAAAGACCAATCAGGAAGTTAAAAAAGGAGATACGTTATTCACTATTGACCCGTTGCCTTATCAGCAAGAAATAAAATCTCTGGAAGCGCAGCTTAGTAATATGAAATCTACCGTTTCGTCTTACAATTCAGATATTGATGCTTCTCGTAAAAATATTTTGAGTTTACAATCTCAGTTGGATTTGAGCAACAAAAGGATAAAGCAATATCAGGAATTGGTAAGTGCAGGTGCAGCCAATAAATTTGATTTGGAACAGGCGATGTCGACTTCACAGGATTTACAATCAAGAATCAGTGCAGCACAGGCTCAGAAATCATCATTAGAAACAAAATACAACTCTACCTACAACGGAGAAAACGCTTCTGTTTCGGAGATTAAAGCCAAATTAGAGCAAGCAAAATGGAATCTTTCTCAAACAGTCGTTTTAGCACCAATAGACGGTTTTATTCCCAATGTACAGCTAAACGAAGGAGCAATTATAGCACCATTCAAATCTGCTTTTGTTTTAATTCAAAAACAGCAGTCTATCATTGCATTCTTTTCTCAAAATGAATTGGAAGCTGTAAAAAATGGTGATGAAGTAGAACTTGCCTTAAAAACCGCACCCGGAAAAGTAGTAAAAGCAAAACTGGAATATGTAATCGATGCAACAAGCCAAGGTATTATGAATAATGCAGGAGGAATGTTTGGCGGCAACGGAACAACAGCCGGAATTCCGGATACTGCGAGACAATTGCCCGAAACAGACGGAAAACTGATTGCAAAATTTGTTTTAGACGAAAAAGAAAAACCATTAACGGTTGGTTCGAGAGGTACAGCTGTTATTTATTCTGACAACATTAAACCTTTACATCTAATCCGAAAAGTGATGGTGAGAGTGAACAGTAAAATCAATTACTTAATTTTAAAACTTCACTAAAATGGTAAAGAAAATAAGCATTGCAAGCGTTCTCTTGCTGAGTTTAACCTCTTGTATAGGCTATAAAAATGCAACACCTGAAAAAATAGAAGCTTTAAAAAACACCAGCGAAATAAAAGCAAACATCGAAATTCCCGATAAATGGATACAAGATAAAGAAACAGACAGTCCCGATTTTTCTTATCAATGGATGAATGAACTTGTAAATCCAGAATTAAAGACTTTAGTAAAAGAAGGAATTGCCCACAATGCAGATATTATCATTTCTAAAGAAAAGCTGACTCAGATAGAATTGTCGATGGATATCGCAGGAAGTAACCTTTACCCAAGTGTAAATGCGTTGGCAAATACCAGCAACAATCTTGTAAGTGGAAGCCACATTGGCAATCTGCAACTAAAAGCCAATTGGGAACTCGACCTTTGGGGAAAAAATAAATCGGCTGAAATGATGAGCGTAAGTCAATATTATTCGGCGGCGTTTCAGCAAAAAATGTTGAAACAATCAGTTGCTGCAATGATTGCCAAAGCTTACTATCTTAATATTGCAGGGCAATATCAGGAACAGAAAATCAGTCAGTATATTGGTATGACCGAAGATTTGAAGAATATTTATCAGGTTCAAAATAAGGTCGGAACTGCCAATGAAATTGATTTATCCAGCATCGAAAGTGAAATTATTTTGCTGAATTCTTATCTTGAAAAAATAAAAAATGCCAATTCGCAATCCAGAAGAAGTTTAGAAATGCTTTGTGGAAAATATCCGGAAGGATTAATAAAAGTTAATGCGGAGTTTTCATCTTTAAAACAGGAAATTCCAGCGACTTTTCCTTTGAGTCTTTTAGAAAAAAGGTCAGATATTATGGCGCAACAGTTTCTGATAGAAGCCAGTTTTTATGAAGTTCAGGAAGCGAAAGCGGCAAGATTGCCTTCCATCAACATCAGCGCAGCTTTTGGTGCAGCAGAAACCAATGTTGGAGCCATCAGTAATCTTTTTTCCAATCCTTTAATAAAAGTGGGTGGCGGATTGACAACCCCAATTTTCAACGGAGGAAAACTGAAAAAGAATGTTGAAATAAAAACCTCCGAACAAAAACAGGTAGTTGAAGAATATGCAAAGTCTGTGCTTTTGGCATATAATGAAGTAGAAGCTGCATTAGCAAACCTCAGCTCTATCGAAAAGCAAAATATTTTTCAGAAACAGGCTATTTCTTCATTGGAAAGAAATGTTGATTTAACGAAGAAACAAATAAAAGTGGGCAATAACAATAATTTTGTCTTACTTCAAAAACAGAGAGATTTGATAAAAAAAGAGATGAATATTATCGACCTCGATTTGCAGCAACGCATCGAAAGAATTAACCTTTATATGGCTTTGGGAGCCAATGGTCTTGAACATTTTTAGAAACATTGCTGTCAGTGGCTTTTCAGAAAAGAAAAGCAGACTTGGGACCTTTTTTATATATTCAGTTTAGATAAAATAAAAACCACTGTAAAAGTACAGTGGTTTTCAAATTTATAATAAGATTATTTCAATCGATAAGAATCGCCATTCCAAAGATATGTTTTTGAGGCATTTTTCTTCTTTTCACGCTCTTTCTCATCTTTTTCCATCTCTTCCATTTTAAAGATAAAAGCATCGGGAATTCCGCCTTTATCGTTTGGAAAAACAAATTGTTCGCTGTGGTAATAAACATCTTCATCATCTACGTTCATCAATTGAGGAAGCACAATCATTTTTTTATCTTTTACTAAAACGTATTGGTCGTAGCTCGCAATCCCACAAGCTTCACCAGAAACCATGGCCTTTAAAGTAAATTCCACATTTTTCAGTTTATGATTGCTCTCAATAGTAAACGTTCCGTAACTCAGACTTTCGCCTGAACCAGTATCAAAAGAAACCTCATCAATCAACGTATTTCCTTCAACCATTTTAATGGAAGCAATATTTTGCTTAATAATAATTTCAGGATATTCCTTATCTTTTTTATTAATGGTTTTCGTTAAACCAAAAAGAAAATCATACCCATTTTTAGTTCTGTAACCTACACAAAGATTTCCGCCCCAAACGTAGCCTTCTGATGTTTTATCGCCTTTCTGGTAAGATATTTTATACCAATTGGCTCTTCTTTCGCCTAATTTCAAAATCGTTTCATCTTGTTTAAGAATCAAAATTTGTTGATTCGTTTGTAAAGAATCCAAAATTTGGGCATTGACATTGGGTGACTGTCTGATTCTTGTAAAATCGGTGAAAATTTTCTGCGTTTTATTTTCTTCAAAATAAAAAACTCCATTTGCATATTCGTAATCTTCTTCCTGTGCTGAAAAAAACTGAATGATGCATAAAAATAAAACGGTGATGAATGGTTTCATATTAATTAGGTTGAGGTTGAGGCTAAGCTTGAAATTAAAATGTACAACGGATTATAACAGATTTTACTTTTCAAGCAATAAGCTTACCCATTCTTCACGCTGTAATTTCTTTTTCAGTTCTAAATTATTTTCTTTACAAACCTCCAAAATATCATCAACATCGAAGAAACATAATCCTGAAAGCAATAATTTTCCGCCTTCATTTAATACAGAAACGTAAGTTGGAATGTCTGAAATCAAAATATTTCTGTTGATATTGGCTAAAATAATATCGTAATTTTCTTTTCCTAAATTGTCTGCAGTTCCCAGTTCGATATCCAATTTTACATTGTTTCTTGCTGCATTTTCTTTTGAATTTTCAACCGACCATTCGTCAATATCGATAGCTTTTGTATCTCCGGCTCCGATTTGTTTTGCATAAATCGCCAATACCGAAGTTCCGCAACCCATATCCAAAACTTTTTTGTCTTTAAAATCAATATCCATCATTTGCTGAATCATCAAATGCGTTGTTGGATGATGACCTGTTCCGAAAGACATTTTAGGTTGAATCACAATTTCGTGCATTCCCGGAACCGATTCATGAAATTCTGCTCTAATCAATACTTTATCATCGATATTGATGGGTTCAAAATTCTTTTCCCATTCTTCATTCCAGTTGATGTTGGGCATTTCGGTGAAAGTATATTCTATTTTCACTTCATCATTTTGAAAAAGCGGCAACGCTTTCAGTTCTTCTTCTTTGAAAAGCTCTTTCTGAATATATCCTAAAATACCATGAATTTCTTCTGTGAAACTGTCGAAACCTATCTCGATAAGTTCTGCCATTAATATTTCGTTCCAAGGCTGAAGCGGAGAAATCTTGAAATCGAATTCTAAATAATTTTGCATGTGAGTAATTTGTTGCAAAAATAAGTATTTAAAAGTTTAAAGATGATGAGATTTACCCATGAAGATTACAATTGAAAGAAAATATTTTTTGGCTAAAGCCATGTAAGTAGTTGCTAGTTTTTAGTTGTTGGTTGATAGATTGAGATTCACTGTATTGAATACACAAAATATATTGTTAAATATTTTCGGGCACTTATTACGTTAAAGCAAAAGCGGACCAAAGCCCGCTTTATTGATTTTATTGTCTCGATGTAGAAGTTATTATTATTTATAACTACCCCGTCTTTTTGTTCTACAAAAATCCACCTCTTCAAGAAATGGGAATTTTAGCATTTCTAATACTAACTTCTAATATCTAGTTTCTAAATTAAGGATTTGTAGAGAAAATAGAACCGTTTGCGATTAAAGCACGTCTGTTCATTTTCAAAATATCTCTTACCCATTCTGCAAAATCTTCAGGCTGAAGAACTTTATCCGGGTTTCCGTCTGTTAAACCGCCTTGAATAGACATATCTGAAGCAATTGTACTCGGCGTTAAAGTAATTACACGAATGTTTTGCTTTCTCCATTCTGCCATCATTGATTGTGATAAAGAAACGACTGCCGCTTTTGAGGCTGCATAAGCCGACATATTCGGACCACCTTTCAATCCAGCTGTAGAAGCTACATTTACAATATCACCTTCACCTTTTTCTTTTAGATATGGATACACTGCTTTCGCTGCATAGTAAACTCCGAAAAGATTGGTTTTGATTACCTGTTCCCAAGTTTCAGAAGGCATTTCTTCAATAGAACCAAAATCTCCGATTCCTGCATTATTAATCAGAATATCTACTCCACCCAACTGTTCTACAATCGATTCTATTCCTGCTTTTACATGAATTTCATTATCGATACTAAAAACTGCGTACGCTGTATTTACACCCAGTCTCTGGATTTCGTCAACAGTCATTTTAAGGTTTTCTTCGTTTCTTCCTGTAATTCCTATATTCACCCCTTCACTGGCAAGAATTAAGGCTATAGCCTTTCCTAAACCTCTACCACCTCCGGTAATAATTGCATTTTTTCCTTTTAGATTCATTGTTTAAATTTTTATGGTACAAATTTACGAAACCATTTTTTTAAACAAGTGTTTATGATTTTGATTTAATAAAAATTAATCATCAGTAAATTCTATCTCAAAACAAAACCAGCTTACGAATAAGCCGGTTTTTGAAAGTAATATATAAAAAGTAAAAATGATGTAATGAATCAATATTTAAGCTTTCAACTTAATATTGTATTTTCCGGGCTCTAATTTATTTTCCAAACCGCCCATCCGAATATGTTTTGACCATTCAGGATTTGAAAGTA is drawn from Chryseobacterium muglaense and contains these coding sequences:
- a CDS encoding DUF3302 domain-containing protein, coding for MQKLLTILCVFLCCGLSYASTGNLEDTIADTASWLIILILPFAGIFLFWKAHIYPEKVAEKKNHPQLNAIKSMCLLSLIFGGLLWPVALIWANYDYKKEKTPTSDSEELNSSSKKEEILVEENQSLSEETQNH
- a CDS encoding HlyD family secretion protein, giving the protein MLELLIGIYAGICWLLIKKLKLIPWNFNTQIVVYSLPIFGSIALILSLNYFCPITSDVKVGNRSVDITTQTLGRVKKVYVKTNQEVKKGDTLFTIDPLPYQQEIKSLEAQLSNMKSTVSSYNSDIDASRKNILSLQSQLDLSNKRIKQYQELVSAGAANKFDLEQAMSTSQDLQSRISAAQAQKSSLETKYNSTYNGENASVSEIKAKLEQAKWNLSQTVVLAPIDGFIPNVQLNEGAIIAPFKSAFVLIQKQQSIIAFFSQNELEAVKNGDEVELALKTAPGKVVKAKLEYVIDATSQGIMNNAGGMFGGNGTTAGIPDTARQLPETDGKLIAKFVLDEKEKPLTVGSRGTAVIYSDNIKPLHLIRKVMVRVNSKINYLILKLH
- a CDS encoding TolC family protein; the protein is MVKKISIASVLLLSLTSCIGYKNATPEKIEALKNTSEIKANIEIPDKWIQDKETDSPDFSYQWMNELVNPELKTLVKEGIAHNADIIISKEKLTQIELSMDIAGSNLYPSVNALANTSNNLVSGSHIGNLQLKANWELDLWGKNKSAEMMSVSQYYSAAFQQKMLKQSVAAMIAKAYYLNIAGQYQEQKISQYIGMTEDLKNIYQVQNKVGTANEIDLSSIESEIILLNSYLEKIKNANSQSRRSLEMLCGKYPEGLIKVNAEFSSLKQEIPATFPLSLLEKRSDIMAQQFLIEASFYEVQEAKAARLPSINISAAFGAAETNVGAISNLFSNPLIKVGGGLTTPIFNGGKLKKNVEIKTSEQKQVVEEYAKSVLLAYNEVEAALANLSSIEKQNIFQKQAISSLERNVDLTKKQIKVGNNNNFVLLQKQRDLIKKEMNIIDLDLQQRIERINLYMALGANGLEHF
- a CDS encoding SH3 domain-containing protein, which translates into the protein MKPFITVLFLCIIQFFSAQEEDYEYANGVFYFEENKTQKIFTDFTRIRQSPNVNAQILDSLQTNQQILILKQDETILKLGERRANWYKISYQKGDKTSEGYVWGGNLCVGYRTKNGYDFLFGLTKTINKKDKEYPEIIIKQNIASIKMVEGNTLIDEVSFDTGSGESLSYGTFTIESNHKLKNVEFTLKAMVSGEACGIASYDQYVLVKDKKMIVLPQLMNVDDEDVYYHSEQFVFPNDKGGIPDAFIFKMEEMEKDEKEREKKKNASKTYLWNGDSYRLK
- the prmA gene encoding 50S ribosomal protein L11 methyltransferase, giving the protein MQNYLEFDFKISPLQPWNEILMAELIEIGFDSFTEEIHGILGYIQKELFKEEELKALPLFQNDEVKIEYTFTEMPNINWNEEWEKNFEPINIDDKVLIRAEFHESVPGMHEIVIQPKMSFGTGHHPTTHLMIQQMMDIDFKDKKVLDMGCGTSVLAIYAKQIGAGDTKAIDIDEWSVENSKENAARNNVKLDIELGTADNLGKENYDIILANINRNILISDIPTYVSVLNEGGKLLLSGLCFFDVDDILEVCKENNLELKKKLQREEWVSLLLEK
- a CDS encoding 3-ketoacyl-ACP reductase: MNLKGKNAIITGGGRGLGKAIALILASEGVNIGITGRNEENLKMTVDEIQRLGVNTAYAVFSIDNEIHVKAGIESIVEQLGGVDILINNAGIGDFGSIEEMPSETWEQVIKTNLFGVYYAAKAVYPYLKEKGEGDIVNVASTAGLKGGPNMSAYAASKAAVVSLSQSMMAEWRKQNIRVITLTPSTIASDMSIQGGLTDGNPDKVLQPEDFAEWVRDILKMNRRALIANGSIFSTNP